One region of Elephas maximus indicus isolate mEleMax1 chromosome 23, mEleMax1 primary haplotype, whole genome shotgun sequence genomic DNA includes:
- the CDX2 gene encoding homeobox protein CDX-2 gives MYVSYLLDKDVSMYPSSVRHSGGLNLAPQNFVSPPQYPDYGGYHVAAAAAAAANLDSAQSPGPSWPAAYGAPLREDWNGYAPGGAAAAANAVAHGLNGGSPAAAMGYSSPADYHPHHHPHHHPHHPAAAPSCASGLLQTLNPGPPGPAATASAEQLSPGGQRRNLCEWMRKPAQPSLGSQVKTRTKDKYRVVYTDHQRLELEKEFHYSRYITIRRKAELAATLGLSERQVKIWFQNRRAKERKINKKKLQQQQQQQPSQPPPPPPPPQPGPLRSVPEPLSPVSSLQGSVPGSVAGVLGPAGGVLNPTVTQ, from the exons ATGTACGTGAGTTACCTCCTGGACAAGGACGTGAGCATGTACCCCAGCTCCGTGCGCCACTCTGGCGGCCTCAACCTGGCGCCGCAGAACTTCGTCAGCCCACCGCAGTATCCGGACTACGGCGGCTACCACGTGGCTGCTGCGGCCGCCGCGGCCGCGAACTTGGACAGCGCGCAGTCCCCGGGGCCGTCGTGGCCCGCAGCCTACGGCGCCCCGCTCCGCGAGGACTGGAATGGTTACGCACCGGGGGGCGCAGCAGCCGCCGCCAACGCCGTGGCACACGGTCTGAACGGAGGATCCCCAGCCGCCGCCATGGGCTACAGCAGCCCTGCCGACTACCACCCGCACCATCACCCGCACCACCACCCGCATCACCCGGCCGCCGCGCCTTCCTGTGCCTCAGGATTGCTGCAGACGCTTAACCCCGGGCCTCCAGGGCCCGCTGCCACAGCCTCCGCGGAGCAGTTATCCCCCGGCGGCCAGCGGCGGAACCTGTGTGAATGGATGCGGAAGCCGGCGCAGCCGTCCCTCGGGAGCCAAG TGAAAACCAGGACGAAAGACAAATACCGAGTCGTGTACACGGACCACCAGCGGCTGGAGCTGGAGAAGGAGTTTCACTACAGTCGCTATATCACCATCCGGAGGAAGGCCGAGCTGGCTGCCACACTGGGGCTCTCCGAGAGGCAG GTGAAAATCTGGTTTCAGAACCGCAGAGCTAAGGAAAGGAAAATCAACAAAAAGAAGTtgcagcaacaacagcagcagcagccatcACAGCCGCCGCCGCCTCCACCTCCGCCTCAGCCGGGTCCTCTGAGAAGTGTCCCCGAGCCCTTGAGTCCTGTATCTTCCCTGCAGGGCTCAGTGCCTGGCTCAGTCGCTGGGGTGCTGGGGCCAGCTGGGGGGGTGCTAAACCCCACCGTCACCCAGTGA